One Aphis gossypii isolate Hap1 unplaced genomic scaffold, ASM2018417v2 Contig01109, whole genome shotgun sequence genomic region harbors:
- the LOC126555800 gene encoding uncharacterized protein LOC126555800 → MYYYHNSGWDNDIKNANKDFIESGNFNGCINLKDLFGFCEDYKRILINCNQQLILNRASLDINAVKQYKNNEVVADAPKLKDVKINITKILWRMPIVKVSDKEKIRLLKVVNNQKPFTCAFRSWELCEYPFLQQNTSHSWKVKTSNKLEKPRYVIIGFQTGRKNSSNKTMSHFDHCKIKNLKVYLNSEVFPYEDFQSDFTRNKLATLYRAYVEFQKSYYGHDEVTPLLNRSDFKNLCLIIVVDMSKQNDNVKMSTVDLRIELEADEAFPASTSAYCLILHDQIITYNPFNGEVRTL, encoded by the coding sequence atgtattattatcacaacTCTGGCTGGGATaacgatattaaaaatgctaataaagattttattgaaaGCGGCAATTTTAATGGTTGTATTAATCTTAAAGATTTGTTCGGTTTTTGTGAAGATTacaaacgtattttaataaattgtaaccaACAACTTATATTAAACAGAGCATCACTGGATATAAATGCCGTTAAGCAGTATAAGAATAATGAAGTTGTCGCAGACGCTCCTAAACTAAAAGAcgtgaaaataaacataacaaaaatattatggagaATGCCCATAGTCAAGGTCagtgataaagaaaaaataagattgTTGAAAGTAGTAAACAATCAGAAACCGTTTACATGCGCGTTTAGATCGTGGGAGTTGTGTGAATATCCATTTTTACAGCAAAACACTTCGCATTCCTGGAAAGTAAAGACATCTaacaaattagaaaaacctAGATATGTCATAATCGGATTTCAAACTGGTAGGAAAAATAGCTCGAATAAAACAATGTCACATTTTgaccattgtaaaattaaaaacttgaagGTCTATTTAAACTCAGAAGTGTTTCCCTATGAAGATTTCCAAAGCGACTTTACCAGGAATAAGTTGGCTACATTATACCGCGCCTATGTAGAGTTTCAAAAATCTTACTATGGCCATGACGAAGTGACACCTCTACTGAACCGATCAGATTTCAAAAATCTGTGTCTGATTATAGTTGTTGATATGAGCAAGCAGAAcgataatgtaaaaatgtcaaCTGTCGACCTAAGGATTGAACTAGAAGCAGACGAAGCGTTTCCAGCTTCCACTTCagcatattgtttaatattacacgaccaaattataacttacaatCCGTTTAACGGAGAAGTAAGAaccttgtaa